From Alphaproteobacteria bacterium, a single genomic window includes:
- a CDS encoding CoA transferase, translating to MRALEGIRVVDFTQVIAGPFATQHLALLGADVVKIEQPGVGDQGRKLLGDNDWGKASLSPMFLACNAGKRSITLDLKSEAAKPIVWRLIERADVVMENFKAGVIEKLGFGYEAVKAVKPDIVYCSVTGYGQTGPYAGAAAYDGAIQATSGMIAVTGLPETPVRAGFMSVDVPTAISATMAILGALVRRERTGQGQQLDVSMLDTAMTILGPQVSNYLNTGADSPRVGNSSPALIPTAGVFTTADGFIMVTCLTDGQFRATAKAVDREHWLTDPIFQDFDSRKQHYHVVEAAMHEAFSARTTAEWDRIMGEAKVPAAPVNSLPDASKHPQLEHREVFTQLGQFGPIQRPAYGIGAPFLANEDAPRPDRPPPLLGQHNDEVLAELGYSSDEIAALREAGTI from the coding sequence ATGCGCGCGCTCGAAGGCATTCGTGTCGTCGACTTCACCCAGGTCATCGCCGGCCCATTCGCCACCCAGCACCTGGCGCTGCTCGGCGCCGATGTGGTCAAGATTGAACAGCCGGGCGTCGGCGACCAGGGGCGCAAGCTCCTGGGCGACAACGACTGGGGCAAGGCGAGCCTCAGCCCGATGTTCCTGGCCTGCAATGCCGGCAAGCGCAGCATCACGCTGGACCTGAAAAGCGAGGCGGCCAAGCCCATCGTCTGGCGGCTGATCGAGCGCGCCGACGTGGTGATGGAGAACTTCAAGGCCGGCGTGATCGAGAAGCTGGGCTTCGGCTACGAGGCCGTAAAAGCGGTCAAGCCCGATATCGTCTACTGCTCGGTCACCGGCTATGGCCAGACCGGCCCCTACGCCGGCGCCGCCGCCTATGACGGCGCCATCCAGGCGACCAGCGGCATGATCGCGGTGACCGGCCTGCCGGAAACGCCGGTCAGGGCCGGCTTCATGAGCGTCGACGTGCCCACCGCCATCAGCGCGACCATGGCCATTCTGGGGGCGCTGGTGCGGCGCGAGCGCACCGGCCAGGGCCAGCAGCTGGACGTGTCGATGCTGGACACCGCCATGACGATCCTGGGGCCGCAGGTCTCGAACTATCTGAACACGGGCGCGGACTCGCCCCGGGTCGGCAATTCCTCGCCAGCGCTGATCCCGACCGCCGGCGTGTTCACCACTGCGGACGGCTTCATCATGGTCACCTGCCTGACCGACGGCCAGTTCCGCGCCACCGCCAAGGCCGTGGACCGGGAACACTGGCTGACGGACCCGATCTTCCAGGATTTCGATTCGCGCAAACAGCATTACCACGTGGTCGAAGCCGCGATGCACGAGGCCTTCAGCGCCCGGACCACGGCGGAATGGGACCGGATCATGGGCGAGGCGAAAGTGCCGGCGGCCCCGGTGAACTCCCTGCCCGATGCCAGCAAGCATCCGCAATTGGAACACCGCGAGGTGTTCACGCAACTGGGCCAGTTCGGACCGATCCAGCGGCCGGCCTATGGCATCGGCGCCCCCTTCCTCGCCAACGAGGACGCGCCGCGGCCGGATCGCCCGCCGCCCTTGCTGGGCCAGCACAACGACGAGGTTCTGGCGGAACTGGGTTATTCGAGCGATGAGATCGCAGCCCTGCGCGAAGCGGGGACGATCTGA
- a CDS encoding type I secretion system permease/ATPase, whose protein sequence is MQPRAALRRAVAGARRAMFAVAIFSIVLNLLMLTVPIYMMQMYDRVLPTRHTDTLLLLSLMALVALMVMAAMEVVRSRIMVRLGTWIDRQLSGPLLMVSMVESLRRSGAGIQAASALRELNTLRQFVTGPGVFPLLDAPWVPIYIAIIFFLHPLLGWLSIAGAVVVFLFAVANDLLTRPALSRASRGINQSLYRADAAVRNADVIEALGMGPAVVDKWRSAGEVGLGYQADASDASGLISAVARMMRLVVQIGILGAGAYLVILGELTGGGMIGASIILGRAMAPIEQSINAWRGFTGARNAFRSIRGLIERQEDEGEPMSLPEPKGQVSVEGVTFVPPGQREPVLRQVSFEVRPGEQVGLVGPSASGKTTLARLLVGSWLPTAGTVRLDGADLAYWHANDRGRHIGYVPQDVELFDGTVRENIARLTDCEPEEIVAAARLARVHEMILRLPDGYDTQMGEGGVWLSGGQRQRIAMARAVFGQPKFLVLDEPNANLDREGDMALLETLKELKAMGSTVIIVSHRPSVLSFVDSVIVLNQGRLEAKGPRDEVLAKLMPGGGAQAQIASPPGSAPQGEPAPARPAARGNGSGGVSVQPLSPGADSRIRIRPGAAEPNAVAPDAVPPAAKGEG, encoded by the coding sequence ATGCAACCGCGTGCCGCACTGAGACGGGCTGTCGCCGGCGCCCGCCGGGCGATGTTTGCCGTCGCCATTTTCAGCATCGTGCTCAACCTGCTGATGCTGACCGTCCCCATCTACATGATGCAGATGTATGACCGGGTTCTGCCGACCCGGCACACCGATACGCTGCTGTTGCTGAGCCTGATGGCGCTGGTGGCGCTGATGGTGATGGCGGCAATGGAAGTCGTGCGCTCGCGCATCATGGTTCGTTTGGGTACCTGGATCGACCGACAGCTCTCCGGGCCGCTGCTCATGGTCAGCATGGTGGAGAGCCTGCGCCGCTCCGGTGCCGGCATACAGGCGGCAAGCGCGCTGCGCGAACTGAACACGCTGCGGCAGTTCGTGACCGGGCCGGGCGTGTTTCCGCTGTTGGATGCGCCCTGGGTCCCCATCTACATCGCCATTATCTTTTTCCTGCACCCGCTGCTTGGCTGGCTGTCCATTGCCGGCGCGGTCGTGGTGTTCCTGTTTGCCGTCGCCAACGATCTGCTGACGCGCCCGGCGCTGTCGCGGGCATCGCGCGGCATCAACCAATCGCTCTACCGGGCCGATGCGGCGGTGCGGAATGCGGACGTGATCGAGGCGCTGGGCATGGGCCCCGCCGTGGTCGACAAATGGCGGTCGGCGGGCGAGGTGGGCCTGGGCTATCAGGCGGATGCGAGCGATGCCTCCGGCCTGATATCGGCGGTGGCGCGGATGATGCGCCTGGTGGTGCAGATCGGCATTCTCGGCGCCGGTGCCTATCTGGTGATCCTGGGCGAGCTGACCGGGGGCGGCATGATCGGGGCTTCCATCATTCTCGGCCGGGCCATGGCGCCGATCGAGCAGTCGATCAACGCCTGGCGCGGCTTTACCGGTGCGCGCAACGCCTTTCGCAGCATTCGCGGCCTGATCGAACGCCAGGAAGACGAGGGCGAACCGATGAGCCTGCCGGAGCCGAAAGGGCAGGTCTCGGTCGAGGGGGTGACGTTCGTTCCGCCGGGACAGCGCGAACCGGTGTTGCGTCAGGTCAGTTTCGAGGTGCGGCCGGGCGAGCAGGTCGGGCTGGTGGGGCCGTCGGCCTCGGGCAAGACCACGCTGGCGCGCCTGCTGGTCGGCAGTTGGCTGCCGACGGCGGGCACGGTGCGACTGGACGGGGCCGATCTGGCTTACTGGCACGCCAACGACCGCGGCCGGCATATCGGCTATGTGCCCCAGGACGTCGAGCTGTTCGACGGCACGGTGCGCGAAAACATCGCCCGGCTGACCGATTGCGAGCCGGAGGAGATCGTCGCGGCCGCGCGCCTCGCCCGGGTGCATGAAATGATCCTGCGCTTGCCCGATGGCTATGACACCCAGATGGGCGAGGGCGGCGTCTGGCTCTCCGGCGGGCAGCGTCAGCGCATCGCCATGGCGCGGGCCGTGTTCGGGCAGCCGAAATTCCTGGTCCTCGACGAGCCCAATGCCAATCTCGACCGCGAAGGCGACATGGCCCTGCTCGAAACCCTCAAAGAGCTCAAGGCCATGGGGTCGACCGTCATCATCGTCAGCCATCGCCCCAGCGTGTTGAGCTTCGTCGATAGCGTCATCGTGCTCAATCAGGGCCGGCTCGAGGCCAAGGGGCCGCGGGATGAGGTGCTGGCCAAGTTGATGCCGGGCGGTGGTGCCCAGGCGCAGATCGCATCGCCGCCGGGTTCAGCGCCGCAGGGTGAGCCGGCTCCGGCGCGACCGGCGGCCCGGGGCAATGGCTCCGGCGGCGTTTCGGTGCAACCGCTGAGCCCTGGCGCCGATTCCCGGATCCGCATTCGCCCCGGCGCGGCCGAGCCGAATGCTGTCGCGCCGGATGCCGTCCCGCCCGCGGCCAAGGGAGAGGGCTGA
- a CDS encoding HlyD family type I secretion periplasmic adaptor subunit: protein MARRAVVPRQGGSQVATFTEAPPPRPGFRDMGFASTLRIGLLMILVFIGGFGAWAALAPLESAAIAHGEVIVEGDRRSVEHLEGGIVRKILVRDGDEVTAGETLIQLDDTQARASVGVLETRLVYATALAARLTAERDGEEALDVPAWLTDEATRDPQVRHVIEVQRNILHSGAETMASQLAILDNRKQQFGEEIDGLTAEVAAIDQELVHIRAELGDVRSLVDKSLSPRARLYALQRQEAQILGRRGRNMADIARARQSIAEADLRATNLKTEAVEKAIRELRDTQGEIADLQERLSAARDVFARTSIVAPVAGVVVNMQIHTANSIVKPGEPLMQIVPLSEGRIIRARVDPTDIDVVHTGLRANVRLTAFSARRTPELRGTVINVSADRLVDPKTGAPYYDARIRLDEGETARIKDLQLAPGMPVEVMITTGETTLLNYLVQPFTDLLRRGVTES from the coding sequence ATGGCCCGCCGCGCCGTAGTGCCGCGTCAGGGCGGCAGCCAGGTCGCCACCTTCACCGAGGCTCCGCCGCCGCGGCCCGGATTTCGCGACATGGGCTTTGCCAGCACCTTGCGCATCGGCCTGTTGATGATTCTGGTGTTCATCGGCGGGTTCGGTGCATGGGCTGCCCTCGCCCCGCTGGAAAGCGCTGCGATCGCACACGGCGAGGTCATCGTTGAGGGCGACCGCCGCAGCGTCGAACACCTCGAAGGTGGCATTGTCCGCAAGATCCTGGTGCGGGACGGCGACGAGGTGACCGCGGGCGAGACGCTGATCCAGCTGGACGATACCCAGGCTCGCGCCAGTGTCGGCGTGCTGGAAACCCGTCTGGTCTACGCCACCGCCCTGGCGGCGCGGTTGACGGCCGAGCGGGACGGGGAGGAGGCCCTGGACGTGCCGGCCTGGCTCACCGACGAGGCGACGCGCGACCCGCAGGTGCGGCACGTGATCGAAGTGCAACGCAATATCCTGCACAGTGGCGCGGAGACGATGGCCAGCCAGTTGGCCATTCTCGACAATCGCAAGCAGCAGTTCGGCGAGGAAATCGACGGTCTCACCGCCGAGGTTGCCGCCATCGACCAGGAACTGGTGCACATTCGCGCCGAGTTGGGCGACGTCAGATCGCTGGTCGACAAGAGCCTGTCGCCGCGCGCGCGCCTCTATGCGCTGCAACGGCAGGAGGCGCAGATTCTGGGGCGGCGCGGCCGCAACATGGCGGACATCGCCCGTGCCCGCCAGAGCATTGCCGAGGCGGACCTGCGCGCCACCAATCTCAAGACCGAGGCTGTGGAAAAGGCGATCCGCGAGCTGCGCGACACCCAGGGCGAAATCGCCGACCTGCAGGAACGGCTTTCCGCCGCCCGCGACGTGTTCGCGCGGACCAGCATCGTCGCGCCGGTCGCCGGCGTGGTTGTCAACATGCAGATCCATACCGCCAACAGCATCGTCAAGCCGGGCGAGCCGCTGATGCAGATCGTGCCGCTCAGCGAGGGGCGCATCATCCGCGCGCGGGTCGATCCGACCGATATCGACGTGGTGCACACCGGCCTGCGGGCGAATGTGCGTCTGACCGCGTTCAGCGCCCGGCGCACGCCGGAACTGCGCGGCACCGTCATCAACGTCTCGGCCGACCGTCTCGTCGATCCGAAGACGGGGGCTCCCTATTATGACGCGCGCATTCGCCTGGACGAGGGCGAGACAGCGCGGATCAAGGACCTGCAGCTTGCACCCGGCATGCCGGTGGAAGTGATGATCACGACCGGCGAGACGACCTTGCTGAACTATCTGGTTCAGCCGTTCACCGATCTGTTGCGCCGCGGCGTGACCGAATCGTGA
- a CDS encoding YdcF family protein encodes MSDLLFTLSKLAQILLEPDALLLLVLAVGVGLLYWRPRVGRIVVTGAGALLLAVSVLPVGAWLLAPLENRFPRPDLDAIGPIDGIVVLGGALRTDIADARNALSLNRYAERVVEMTMLARRFPKARLVYSGGSGDVRRVRITEAAALAPYLPALGLPPGRVLLEDQSRNTYENARDTRALVKPKAGSRWLLVTSSYHLPRAMGVFRAEGWDPIAYPVDYQTSGRERWPVLAPALHWRDLDLAAHEYVGLLAYYAAGYSNSVFPGPRKE; translated from the coding sequence ATGAGCGACCTGCTGTTCACGCTTTCGAAGCTGGCCCAGATCCTGCTCGAGCCCGATGCGCTGTTGCTCCTGGTGTTGGCCGTGGGGGTGGGGCTGCTCTATTGGCGGCCGCGGGTGGGGCGCATCGTCGTGACCGGCGCGGGCGCGCTGCTCCTCGCCGTCTCGGTGCTGCCGGTGGGAGCCTGGCTGCTGGCGCCATTGGAAAACCGCTTCCCGCGGCCGGACCTGGACGCGATCGGTCCGATCGACGGAATCGTCGTGCTGGGCGGTGCGTTGCGCACCGACATTGCCGACGCGAGGAACGCCCTGTCGTTGAACCGCTATGCCGAGCGGGTGGTTGAAATGACCATGTTGGCGCGCCGTTTTCCCAAGGCGCGGCTGGTCTATTCCGGCGGTTCCGGCGACGTGCGGCGGGTCCGTATCACCGAAGCCGCCGCGCTGGCGCCCTACCTGCCGGCGCTGGGCCTGCCGCCCGGCCGGGTGCTGCTGGAAGACCAATCCCGCAACACTTACGAGAACGCGCGCGACACCCGGGCCCTGGTCAAGCCGAAAGCAGGATCCCGCTGGCTGCTCGTGACCTCGTCCTACCACCTGCCGCGCGCCATGGGGGTGTTTCGGGCGGAGGGTTGGGACCCGATTGCCTATCCGGTCGATTACCAGACGTCGGGCCGCGAGCGCTGGCCGGTGCTGGCCCCGGCCCTGCACTGGCGCGATCTGGATCTGGCGGCGCACGAATACGTTGGCTTGCTGGCCTACTATGCCGCAGGCTATAGCAACAGCGTGTTTCCCGGCCCCCGGAAGGAATGA
- a CDS encoding lytic murein transglycosylase, protein MMRRPVAGWLGLMASVLLAGLLAAPALSAPADWADWLAGFRAKAKAEGIGETTLHAALDGLEPIQSILERDRKQPEFTLTFPQYIDRVVTDAKVQQGRAMARDHADLLARISRKYGVQSRFILAIWGIESFYGRHTGKEAVVAALATLSYDRRRSSFFQSQLLAALRMADKGYIDLATMKGSWAGAMGQPQFIPTSYLAYAVDEDGDGRRDIWNSLPDIFGSIANYLARHGWTADQTWGRPVQVPASLRGRWATLSEDANKSKPMPLPRWGELGVRMPAGGALPTRPLPTVLVAPDGKDGPMFATYPNYRRILNYNPSHLYALAVGVLSDRIESVQ, encoded by the coding sequence ATGATGCGGCGCCCTGTTGCTGGTTGGCTTGGCCTGATGGCCTCCGTGCTGTTAGCGGGGCTGTTGGCGGCGCCGGCATTGTCCGCTCCGGCCGACTGGGCGGACTGGCTCGCCGGATTCCGCGCCAAGGCCAAGGCTGAGGGCATTGGCGAGACGACCCTGCACGCCGCGCTCGACGGTTTGGAGCCGATCCAGTCCATTCTGGAGCGCGATCGCAAACAGCCCGAATTCACCCTGACCTTTCCCCAGTATATCGACCGGGTGGTGACGGATGCCAAGGTGCAGCAAGGCCGGGCGATGGCGCGCGACCATGCGGACCTGCTGGCGCGGATCAGCCGCAAATACGGGGTCCAGTCGCGGTTCATCCTGGCGATCTGGGGTATTGAGAGCTTTTACGGTCGCCACACCGGCAAGGAAGCCGTCGTCGCGGCGCTGGCCACGCTGTCCTATGACCGGCGCCGCTCCAGCTTCTTTCAGTCCCAATTGCTGGCGGCGCTGCGCATGGCCGACAAGGGCTATATCGATCTGGCGACGATGAAAGGGTCCTGGGCGGGCGCCATGGGCCAGCCGCAATTCATCCCGACCAGCTATCTGGCCTATGCGGTGGATGAGGACGGCGACGGCAGGCGCGACATTTGGAACTCCCTGCCGGACATTTTCGGGTCCATCGCCAACTATCTGGCCCGCCATGGCTGGACGGCCGATCAGACCTGGGGCCGTCCGGTTCAGGTGCCGGCAAGTTTGCGCGGGCGCTGGGCGACGCTGTCCGAGGATGCGAACAAGTCTAAGCCCATGCCCTTGCCGCGCTGGGGCGAGCTGGGCGTACGCATGCCGGCCGGCGGGGCACTGCCGACCCGGCCGCTGCCGACGGTTCTGGTCGCCCCCGACGGCAAGGATGGCCCGATGTTTGCCACATATCCGAATTACAGGCGGATATTGAACTACAACCCGTCGCATCTTTATGCGCTGGCGGTTGGGGTCTTGTCTGATCGGATCGAATCGGTGCAATAA
- a CDS encoding septal ring lytic transglycosylase RlpA family protein gives MNALLRLMILAAGAMLLLAGCSGTQTPAPSPSALSDESAARLARAIEPGYKIGQPYRIAGQWYRPQEQFDMSESGIASWYGPGFHGRLTANGERYDMHAFTAAHRTLQLPSVVRVQNLDNGRSIIVRVNDRGPYVDGRIIDLSRAAAEALDLQHQGLAQVRLTVLPNESRRMAQMAQQGASVGSMDDRIVQLNEGPPPEPPVRLARTGPAGTLFLQAAAFSSEDYAERARGMLRGVGPVKITPFVRGDRTLYRVRVGPYADRNTAMTALERLREVGFEGAHLVASS, from the coding sequence GTGAACGCCCTGCTACGTTTGATGATTCTGGCGGCCGGCGCCATGCTGCTGCTGGCGGGCTGCTCGGGGACGCAAACCCCCGCCCCATCCCCGTCGGCCCTGTCGGACGAAAGCGCGGCCCGCTTGGCACGGGCGATCGAGCCCGGCTACAAGATCGGCCAGCCCTATCGCATTGCCGGCCAATGGTACCGGCCGCAGGAACAGTTCGACATGAGCGAGTCGGGCATTGCGTCCTGGTACGGCCCTGGCTTTCATGGTCGGCTGACGGCGAATGGCGAGCGTTACGACATGCACGCCTTCACCGCGGCCCATCGCACGCTGCAACTGCCCAGCGTGGTCCGGGTGCAGAATCTCGACAATGGCCGCTCGATCATCGTGCGTGTCAATGACCGCGGTCCGTATGTCGACGGCCGGATCATCGATCTGTCGCGCGCGGCGGCCGAAGCGCTGGACCTGCAGCACCAGGGGCTGGCGCAGGTCAGGCTGACCGTTTTGCCGAACGAGAGCCGGCGCATGGCGCAGATGGCGCAGCAGGGCGCGTCGGTCGGCAGCATGGACGACCGCATCGTCCAGCTCAACGAAGGGCCGCCGCCGGAGCCGCCGGTCCGGCTGGCGCGAACCGGCCCGGCCGGGACGCTGTTCCTTCAGGCCGCGGCCTTTTCGAGCGAGGACTATGCGGAGCGGGCTCGCGGCATGCTGCGCGGCGTCGGACCGGTGAAAATCACGCCTTTCGTGCGCGGCGATCGCACCCTGTACCGGGTCCGGGTCGGCCCCTATGCTGACCGAAACACGGCCATGACGGCCCTGGAGCGACTACGCGAGGTGGGTTTTGAAGGCGCACATTTGGTGGCGAGCAGCTAG
- a CDS encoding D-alanyl-D-alanine carboxypeptidase codes for MVLLVLVSASALVSVPALAQSIETPARFAYLIDVSSDAVLMEKDAHTPTAPASMSKMMTVYMLLERLKAGTLSLDDTFPVSKKAWEMGGSKMFVKVDTRVRVEDLIQGIVVQSGNDACIVVAEGLAGTEAAFAEQMTARARELGLNDSHFVNATGWPAEGQVMSARDLAKLAELLIADFPDYYKYFSEQSFTYNGITQPNRNPVLSKEIGADGLKTGHTEASGYGLVASAKRGDRRLVLVLNGLDSTSQRSREAERLLEWGFRSFQGVTLFDAQDRVEEAPVWLGERASVPLVLAQRLAVTLPRASSGKMAVSVRYDAPIPAPIRKGDRLGVLRVTAPDFETVERPLIAGADVGALGPVGRVLAVTQHWLASVLP; via the coding sequence CTGGTCCTGCTGGTTCTGGTCTCTGCGTCGGCGCTGGTTTCGGTGCCGGCACTGGCCCAGTCCATCGAGACGCCCGCGCGGTTCGCCTATTTGATCGATGTATCCAGCGACGCCGTGCTGATGGAGAAGGACGCGCACACGCCGACCGCGCCAGCCTCCATGAGCAAGATGATGACGGTGTACATGCTGCTGGAACGCCTCAAGGCCGGCACCTTGTCCCTGGACGATACCTTCCCCGTCAGCAAGAAGGCGTGGGAGATGGGCGGCTCGAAAATGTTCGTCAAGGTCGACACGCGCGTGCGCGTGGAGGACCTGATCCAGGGCATTGTCGTCCAGTCTGGCAACGACGCCTGCATCGTTGTCGCCGAAGGATTGGCTGGCACCGAGGCGGCGTTCGCGGAGCAGATGACGGCGCGGGCGCGTGAACTGGGCCTGAACGACAGCCATTTCGTCAATGCCACCGGCTGGCCGGCCGAAGGGCAGGTGATGTCGGCGCGCGATCTGGCGAAACTCGCGGAATTGCTGATCGCCGACTTCCCCGACTATTACAAGTATTTCTCGGAGCAATCCTTCACCTACAACGGCATCACCCAGCCGAACCGCAATCCGGTCCTCTCGAAGGAGATCGGCGCCGACGGGCTGAAGACCGGCCATACGGAGGCCTCCGGTTATGGTCTGGTCGCTTCGGCGAAGCGCGGCGACCGGCGGCTGGTGCTGGTGCTGAACGGCCTGGACAGCACCAGCCAGCGCTCGCGCGAGGCGGAACGCCTGCTAGAATGGGGGTTCCGCTCGTTCCAGGGGGTCACCCTGTTCGACGCCCAGGATCGGGTCGAGGAAGCGCCGGTCTGGCTCGGCGAGCGGGCGAGCGTGCCCCTGGTGCTGGCGCAGCGGCTGGCGGTGACGCTGCCGCGGGCATCCAGCGGCAAGATGGCGGTCTCCGTGCGTTATGATGCGCCGATTCCGGCGCCGATCCGCAAGGGCGACCGGTTGGGCGTGTTGCGGGTGACGGCGCCTGACTTCGAAACGGTGGAGCGGCCGCTGATCGCCGGCGCCGATGTCGGCGCGCTGGGACCGGTCGGCCGCGTGCTGGCCGTGACACAGCACTGGCTGGCCAGCGTGCTGCCGTGA
- a CDS encoding dTMP kinase: protein MTTAGPARLVTFEGGEGAGKTTQIALLAERLRRCGQTVVVTREPGGTPDAEAIRALLVEGEAGRWDPLAETLLHLAARRQHLARKVFPALERGDWVLCDRFLDSTRAYQGAGQAVPLDVIDALAAPVMEGLEPGLTVILDLAPEDGLARAAARSAAGRYERWPLARHQTIRQAFLAIAANEPDRCRVLDAMQSVDAVAAGIWQAVAGRFPDLGPC from the coding sequence GTGACGACCGCCGGCCCGGCCCGCCTGGTGACCTTCGAAGGCGGTGAGGGCGCGGGCAAAACCACACAGATCGCCCTGCTTGCCGAACGGCTGCGCAGATGCGGCCAGACCGTGGTCGTCACCCGCGAGCCCGGTGGGACGCCTGACGCCGAAGCCATCCGGGCGCTGCTGGTGGAGGGGGAGGCCGGTCGCTGGGACCCGCTCGCGGAAACCCTGCTCCACCTCGCCGCGCGCCGCCAGCATCTGGCCCGCAAGGTGTTTCCGGCGCTGGAGCGCGGCGACTGGGTGCTTTGCGACCGGTTCCTGGATTCGACCCGCGCTTACCAGGGGGCCGGCCAGGCGGTGCCGCTGGATGTGATCGACGCTCTGGCCGCGCCGGTGATGGAAGGGCTGGAGCCGGGCCTGACCGTGATCCTCGACCTCGCGCCGGAGGACGGGCTTGCCCGCGCTGCGGCCCGCAGCGCGGCCGGCCGCTACGAGCGCTGGCCGCTCGCCCGTCACCAGACCATCCGGCAGGCGTTTCTCGCCATCGCCGCAAACGAGCCGGACCGTTGCCGGGTGCTGGACGCCATGCAGTCCGTCGATGCCGTCGCCGCTGGGATCTGGCAGGCGGTGGCGGGGCGGTTCCCGGACCTCGGCCCATGCTGA
- a CDS encoding DNA polymerase III subunit delta' produces MLTPRTNPGLVGHARAEETLLAAVTGGRLPHAWLFLGAKGIGKATLAFRFARFLLAGGAGAPVDEGPGLFGEEPPPTAATAGLAMDPEDPVFRRVAAKGHADLMVLDADSATGRSTTIPAEAVRGLGPFLHQTAGEGGRRVVIVDALDELNPTGANALLKLVEEPPPGAVLLLVAHSMARVLPTIRSRCRLLRLAPLSQEDVRTVLAEQRPTEDPQALADAAALAEGSPGRALALLESDGIAIHQALAQFWRAPARVPAEATTALAGLAGQDAAHFAHFAEGFCRQLVQAARTAGGGPAWDALWSDTLHLLDRTEAVYLDRRQVALNRLTAAAKVG; encoded by the coding sequence ATGCTGACGCCGCGCACCAACCCCGGCCTGGTCGGCCACGCCCGGGCGGAGGAAACGCTGCTGGCCGCCGTGACCGGCGGCCGCCTGCCACACGCCTGGCTGTTTCTGGGTGCCAAGGGCATTGGCAAGGCGACGCTCGCCTTCCGCTTCGCCCGCTTCCTGCTGGCCGGTGGCGCCGGAGCGCCGGTCGACGAAGGCCCCGGCCTGTTCGGCGAGGAGCCACCGCCGACCGCCGCCACCGCCGGTCTGGCGATGGACCCGGAGGACCCGGTGTTCCGCCGGGTCGCCGCCAAGGGCCATGCCGACCTGATGGTTCTGGATGCCGATAGCGCCACCGGCCGGAGCACGACCATCCCGGCCGAGGCCGTCCGCGGGCTCGGGCCGTTCCTGCACCAGACCGCGGGCGAGGGCGGGCGGCGCGTCGTCATTGTCGACGCCCTGGACGAGTTGAACCCGACCGGGGCCAACGCCCTGCTGAAACTGGTGGAGGAGCCGCCGCCCGGCGCGGTGCTGCTGCTGGTCGCCCACAGCATGGCGCGGGTGCTGCCCACCATCCGCTCGCGCTGCCGCCTGCTGCGTCTGGCCCCCCTGTCGCAGGAGGACGTCCGGACCGTGTTGGCCGAGCAGCGGCCGACGGAAGATCCGCAGGCCCTGGCCGATGCCGCGGCACTGGCCGAGGGCAGCCCCGGCCGGGCCCTCGCCCTGCTGGAAAGCGACGGCATCGCCATTCACCAGGCGCTGGCCCAGTTCTGGCGCGCGCCGGCCCGCGTGCCGGCGGAGGCGACGACGGCGCTGGCCGGGCTCGCGGGCCAGGACGCGGCCCATTTCGCCCATTTCGCCGAGGGGTTTTGTCGCCAACTGGTCCAGGCCGCCCGCACCGCTGGCGGTGGCCCGGCCTGGGATGCGCTCTGGTCCGACACGCTGCACCTGCTCGACCGGACCGAGGCGGTCTATCTCGACCGCCGGCAGGTGGCGCTCAATCGTCTCACCGCTGCGGCGAAGGTGGGGTAG
- a CDS encoding ATP phosphoribosyltransferase has protein sequence MSGREPLVLALPKGRILDEAMPLVRGAGIEPEADFDNPKSRALRFATDHDGLSIVRVRSFDVATFVAFGAAHIGICGRDVLMEFDFPEIYAPLDLGIGHCRLAVAEPKELVARDDPRTWSHIRVATKYPNITKRHFAARGVQAECIKLNGAMELAPSLGLCRRIVDLVSTGATLKANGLEVVEEIADITSLLIVNRTALKTRPAEINGWIERFREATRAAAA, from the coding sequence ATGAGCGGGCGGGAGCCGTTGGTGCTCGCTCTGCCGAAGGGCCGGATTCTGGACGAGGCCATGCCGCTGGTGCGCGGCGCGGGCATCGAGCCGGAAGCCGACTTCGACAACCCCAAAAGCCGGGCGCTGCGCTTTGCCACCGATCACGACGGGCTGTCCATCGTGCGGGTGCGCAGCTTCGACGTGGCCACCTTCGTCGCCTTCGGCGCGGCGCATATCGGCATTTGCGGCCGCGATGTGCTGATGGAGTTCGACTTCCCGGAAATCTATGCGCCGCTCGACCTGGGCATCGGCCATTGCCGCCTGGCCGTGGCCGAGCCGAAGGAACTGGTGGCCCGCGACGACCCCAGGACCTGGAGCCATATCCGCGTCGCCACCAAATACCCGAACATTACCAAGCGCCATTTTGCGGCCCGCGGTGTGCAGGCGGAATGCATTAAGCTGAACGGCGCCATGGAACTGGCGCCGTCGCTGGGCTTGTGCCGGCGCATTGTCGATCTGGTCTCCACCGGCGCGACGCTGAAGGCGAACGGGCTGGAAGTGGTAGAGGAAATTGCTGACATCACCTCGCTGCTGATCGTCAATCGCACGGCGCTGAAAACCCGACCCGCGGAGATCAACGGCTGGATCGAACGCTTTCGGGAGGCGACCCGTGCCGCAGCGGCTTGA